The Equus asinus isolate D_3611 breed Donkey chromosome 14, EquAss-T2T_v2, whole genome shotgun sequence genomic sequence GCTCCGTCCCTCACAATGTCCCTGCTCGAATGATCCCCGTCAGAGGCTGTCCCTGCCCACCCTTTACAAACCAGCACCCGTTCAAGGTTCTACCACCgtttgacattttaaatatttatttatcggGCCATCTTCTTCCCTGGGCGTCAGCTCCATGAGGCAGGGCCTCTGCTCTGTCGGCCGCTGTACCCCCACcacatagaacagtgcctgcaaGCTAGCGGGTGCTCCATAATATTTTTagatgactgaatgaatgagttaatacatgaaCAGATGAGAAGGGGGCTTGAGAGTACGCACCCAGAGCACACACTTGCATGTACGTGTAATTGTCGGGTGTtgatacacacacagaaatggaCAGGCACCAACTCAGACGCTTGGAAATAGATTCCCACAAATGTGTAAAAGGCGAAGCTCTGAATCTCAGGGCCACGGCCATCCACGCACTGGACCACACGCAGACCTACACGTGGGTGCCTAGGCAGGCCCACGGAGAGACATGGGCACGGCCTCCCGGGCACCCCGACCcaggagagacacacacacacgcacacacgggcAACGCATGCACATCAGATCCCACACACCCTGTTGTGCCCGATGTGGCGGCCATGGGGGTGGGAGACACGTGCTCCTCATTCCAGCCCACGCAGGGGCTCCCACAGCATCCCGTCCCGAGCGGCCCCTCCACAGCCGCACCTTGCACTGCAGGTAGGCTGTCTGCAGCTGGCCTGTGTCGTCTGTGTAGATGACCTGCATGACATGTGAGCTGCTGAAGCTCTTCTCCTCCACCTTTTCTGCTGCCCGGATGTTGGCAAGCTTGATGAGGGTGCTTTTCTGGGGTGGACAGGGGAAGGGAGGCTCAGGGTCCACCCActtcccatctctgggcctcagtctcccctctTGGCACCAGGGTTGGCAGACGGGACCCAGAGTGCCTATCCCTCCCAGGAACATGCTCTGTGAGTGACCTCAGCCAGGACAGAGCGCAGACAGATGGGGACCAAGTACCCAGCCTCTTGggggctcccagcagccctgggaggtcAGGACTGGGCTAGGCACATCTGGCAGACTGTCCCCAGAGCCCGGCTGACTGGGGGTCAGGTTCGCCCAGCTCGGGGTCAACAGGTCCATTCAGAAAGTATGTGCTCAGCCCTTCTTGGGAGAAGAGTGCTCCTGGGAGGCCAGGCCGGGGGATGGAGTGTTGTTAGTAACACTATTGGTCTAGATGCTGCCCTGATTCTGGACCCTTGGAGAGACCATCTCATCTAAGCCTCAACAATCTGGTAAGCAGGACCACCATGCCCAATTTATAAGCTGagacaccaaggctcagagagattgagaCACTTCACCTAGGTACATCAGCCTGGAACCCGGGACTCCTCTCAGCCCTTCTCTGCTTCCCTGATCTTCCAGGAGCACCCCTGAGCCCCCACTCCATTCACGCACCTGACCAAGGAGCCAGGGCTGGACACGGCAGCTGCTGCCGGCCCCATGCCCTCCTgggcagggcagcttcttcctcATGGGTCTTAAGTGACCTTGTGGCTGATACCAGAAGCCTGTCCTGCCCAGCTTTCTTCTCTGACCCCGGTGGACCTTGGGATGGGCTCCGAGGAAGGGACAGGAGCCTCCAGGGTGTTAAAGCCCTCGGAGCCACACTTGCTCACCTCCTTCCTTACCCACCTTGGAGCTGGGAGTCTTGGCGAAGCTGAGGGCCTCGGTGGTGAGGGAGAAGTGGAGCTTCTTGAAGGAGGAGGACATGAGGGGGCCCTTGCCCTTGGTCCTGTGGATGAAGAGTGGTCCCTCCTTCACTGGCGGTGCCTGCAAGCTCAGCGCCCTCTGCAGGTCGAGCTCTGCAGGGCCGAGAGGGAGGGCGAAACGTGAGGccgggggagggctgggggaggaaccGCGAACCAGAGGCGGTGGGTGGAGCTGCGAGAGACACAGAGGTGGGCGGGACCATGGGACGGGGGCGGAGCAAACGTCAACAGGAGGCCCCGGGCGGGCCGCACAGGCCTCACCCTCCTTCTCCTCGATGTCCACCAGCTTGGTGATGAAGTCCTTAAGCTGGGCCACGCCCTGGCGCACGGTGGGCTGCAGCGGCTCCATCCACGCCTCCTTGGCCCTGGAAGTCTGCATGTCCATGTTGCCCACGTTCTGGACCGCCTGAGGATGACAGCAGGAAGGGCCAGGCTCTGCTGGGTCAGGGGCCCGGCCACTGCAACCCCCGCCCCACCACCAAGTCTGTGCTACTCCCACTGTAGAATGAGAGACAGCGGCGGCATAGACTCTGCTCGTGGACCCACTCCATCCCCACTGGGAATCAGGGGTGAACAGATCCCAGAGTTGGAGGCATTTGGGGACCTAACAGTTGAGACTACTTGCGCCCAACCTATTGACTTTCCTCTGCAGGTTTAATGTCAGACTCTGCTCCACTAGGCGTCCCCGCCCCAGTCCAGGGTCAGGGAGACAGGCGCAGCTGGGGAGTGAGTAGATCTGAGGGTCAGAAGACCCCGATTCACCACTGATAGGCTGTGTGGCCTTCGGCAACCTCCTTCCCCTCGCGGACCTCTTTCTTTATCCGTGACATTGGGAGACCATGAGAAAGCTTTGCAGACTGTAAAGTGCAGTGCCACGGGAGAGCATCAGTGTCCCCACCACAGGTCCCCGGAGCCAGGTGGGAACACACTGCAGTCCAGGCAAGGACCCCTGATGTTCATCACCCAGTTGGGCATCCCGCCCGGGCCCACAGGCGCGCACCTTGGCCAGCAGGAGCAGGGTGCGGCTGGTGCGGGCATCAGCGTGCCGCTCCCGCAGGTGGAACAGCTTGGGCGCCATGATGGCGGGCGAGAAGAAGCGCAGGCACAGGAAGCTGGTGACGGCGATGAACGGCAGGTTCTGGAGGTGAGGACAGCGGGGGCTGGACTCCCCTaggcctgggctgctgcagccccctccccattGGCGCTGTCCCCGCCTGTCCCCAtgaccccgccccctccccgccctccgcCGTAGGTGAGCTCGGTCCTCCCCACCGCGCCCCCTTCGCCCACCGCTCTCCCCTCCGCCCAGCCCCGCCGCCAGGGGGCGCACCTCGTGCTGGGCGCCGGGGAAGCGCTCGCGCACGCGCCGGAAGAGCTGGCGGAAGGTGGCGCGGACCACTGCGGGGCAGGCGCGAACCGAGCGGCTGAGTGCGCTCAGCAGCGCCCCCAGGTGGGCGCGCAGCGTCTGCGCACTCTGCTCCAGCACCTCGGCCTCGGTCTGCGGGCGGTGCAGCCCCGAGCACCTGCGTGGGCCGGGGACGGGCCCGCGGAGAAGGCCGCGGTCAGCGCCCGCACACACGACGAGGACAGGGGCTCCCAGGGACACACGCACGGAAGGCATCAGCCGAGACCGGACACAGAGACGACACACAGGTGGACAGCGACGAGGGGCAGACCCAGGCAGAAGGAGCCATAAACACACATTTGCAGACAGGTGCTGACCCCCGCCCCCGGCACCACCAAGAATCACCCTCGGCCTCACCCTACATCCTTGACCTCCACTTTGCTGGGGTCCAGCTCCACGTACTTCTTCTCCTCAAACACTTTATTGATGATGGGGCCCAGGACACCGTGCAAATACCGCATCCCAGCCACCTGGGGGCCACCGCGAGCCACATTGGTCCTGTCTCCCATCTCCACTGCCTCCATCTCCCCGCAGCTGGCCTCCCAGGCACCCCATACACCACCTGCCTGCTGTATCCACCCAGGATGGGGCCGGACACACGAGGAGGACAGTGCAACAGACTGCTactacatgaatgaatgaaggaaggaacgaATGAATGCAGGCAGGcaggcatgaatgaatgaaattcttagctttttttttttaaagattggcacctgagctaacaactgttgccaatctttttttttttctgctttatctccccaaatccccccggtacatagttgtatatcttaactgcaggtctttctagttgtggcatgtgggatgccgcctcaacgtggcctgacaagcggtgccatgtccgcgcccaggaaccgaaccagcgaaaccctgggccgcagcagcggagcgcgcaaacttaaccacttggccacggggccggcccctgaaattctTAGCTTTAAAGAGCCCTGGATGTGGAGACAGAAGACTGGAGACTTCTGTCTCttggcctctctgaacctcagtctcctcatctgtaaaacaggaacaATATGCCGTGCGCCCTCACCTTCAGAAAAGACTCCATGGACTTGGAGGCCAGAGAGTTGCTCCGGAACAGGGTGTTGGCCTCACCTAAAGCAGAGGTTCCAGTGGGTAAGCGGTTGGGAGAAGGACAACGCTTTGTGGAGGACAGAAGACCTTGGGTCTGGGGGGTTCTAAGCTGGCCCAACTCActgcccctcctctgccttttGCTGTTTCCCTTTCCCCCTAATCTGACCCATCAGCCTCCTACAGGAGGACTTCCCAGATTTCTTCCCTCCCAGCATCTCCGGAGTCCTTGGCTCCAGGCTCCCCTCTCCCCCATGCCCTCAGACAGGCCACTCCCCACCAAGCCTCACTGGTGCGACCCAGCTCCAGCTGGAAGAGCAGGTCCAGAAAGTCTttggccagcccctgccccaggaaGAGCTTGAGCAAGTTGGTGGCCACGTCCTGGCGGCACTCGGTGCTCGTCATCTCCTCAATGAGTGGGATCAGCTGCCCTGGGCCCTGCAAGAGGCGGCAAGGAGAGGTAGGGCTGGAGGACGCACAGGGAACCCAAACCCTTCACTCTGAGGACCTCAGAGGACCCGGGGGGAGGTGCAGGGGGGCACACTTTCCCATGGGATCGCGAGGGACCCCAGGCACTGGCTAGTTCATCACCATCCTGAGCACTCAGGTTTTGTTCTTCAGAGTGGGCTTAGAAGGACAGGGAAGACAGGCCTGCAGCCCGTGGACTCTCCCACCTTCCCCTGGGCCCCCTCACCTGGACGCCCAGCTTCACCTCCCggcacagcagctgcaccagggGCTGGTAGCAGCTAGAGGGCAGCACCGTCTCGTCCCGCAGCCGCACCTCCAGCTGCAAGGAGCCCAGGTTGCCCCTGGAATGGGCAGGCTGTGACCTCTCCACCAGGGCCCCAGGCCACCCTGGGTTGTGCCCCCGCCCCACTGCCTCTGTCCTCCCCACGGGGGTGAGCCTCACAGTCTCTCTGCTCATGCCCTCCACCTCGGCTCCTTGCACTGCCCACCTTCCGGATTCTTTGCCCAAGCTGTCTTCTCTGTTTGGAAGGCCTTCCTGCCTCTACACGGTGGAAACCCCATCCATCTTCAGGGCCTGGCTCCCAGCCACCTCTAGACTCCTGGGGACTCTGAGCTTGGCCTACGGGGACACGCTGGGCTCCCCAGCCTCCTTCATGTCTACACTTTACCCTGGAAGCCAAACCCCAATCCTCGTGACAACCtgccggggaaactgaggcttgagcaggttaagcaacttgccacATTAGGTCTAATTTCTAAGCTCCCCTGCTCTGAACCCCCTGGTGAGGGCGCCCCCCCAAGGCTTAACAGTGTCTAAGGCCCTGCTGCCCGCAGCACAGCATGGTTCACTGGAGGATGCTGCTGGGCACACGACCTCACACACAGCAGAAGCCATCAAGATGGCCCTGGCTGCTTCTAGGGAAACGCGGCGGGGCTGGACACAGCCATCCGCCCTGCGCCTGCCCTGCTGAGGGGGCGATGGGCGTCTGGGCCTTCTGCAGGGAGACTGAGCTGAACCATCTGAGGTGGTGGGCACTGCTGAGCCTCTACTTCCGGTTGAATGGTGGGCAAGGAGGCCAGAGGGCTTCCTTGATAGAACTGCCAGACTTAGCCAAACAAAAATACAAGACACCCAGTCaaattggaatattttaaatataagtttGTCTCAAAGATTGCATGGACAGACTTATACTAAAAAGTTGTTCATTGTTTATCGGAAACTCAGTTTTAAGAGGATGTCCTGCATTTCATCTGGCAACCCTATTCCTGGAAAATCTGGGGGAGGGTCGGAGCTATGGTGCAGGGACAGTGACTCAGGGCTTTGGGGACTTGAACTCTGGTCTGAGGTCTGCAGAGAATCCCTTAAAGGGAAAGGGTCTGAAGGCTTGTTCCAGAATCTGCCAGCAGGCAGAAAGCAGGAGACCTGTCCTGCCTCAGAGCTCAGAGGACAGGGCTGAGcccaggatggggaggagggggaggaggcagcaTCCAGCCGGGATGGAGAAGGATCCTGGCCTGGTGGGGCTGCACCATCCACCCGACAGCCCACCTGCCTGCCCGCTGCAGCCCGCTCTCAGCCTCCCCATGGCCTGGGGCCCGCCAGCCGCCCCCTGCTGCCAAGCCGCAAGCACTCACTCTTCCCGCCGACTCTTGGACTGGTCAGGCTGCAGCCGGAACCAGCCCTCCTCCTGCTGGGCCGCCCACAGTCTCTGGACATTGACCACCacctgggggcagggcagaggcagggggtCACGCTGGGGCTGGGACCCTCAGGTCTCTTCCTTGCCGACTACTGTTCTTTTGAGGGGGTACCTTCCGAGGGTCCCTGAGTACAAGTGGCTGGTTGTGGGGAGTCTCAGACCCCCTGAGTGCCCCCTCTGGGGCAGCTGGAGGGACAGGATGACTGGAAGGGAGGCCAGGTGCAGCCTGAAGGGGCAAGGTGCTCACTTTGCCCAGGAAGTCGTTGCGGCTGACGAGGTCCCAGTCCCAGGCCTCCACGCACAGTGCCTCTGCAGCCCCCTCCTTGAGCTCAAACTCGAACGTCTCGTTCCAGCGTGGGTAGCATGACTTCTTCACGACCTGCCCAGAACGGGGTGAGTGGGGTGGAGCTGACTCCACAgggctccccaggcccagccAAGGGCAGAGCCACCCCAAATGCCTCTCCTGGGTTCGCTGCAGGGGCTCTGGTTCAACTTCCTCTCCTGGGTCCAGAGGCCCTGTAAAGCAGGTGTAAAAACCTCCTGACAAACCCGTATTCATTTCTCACATGGGAAAACAGGGCCAGAGTGGGTAAGgcacttgtccaaggccacagagcaAAAAGATGGCTGATTGCACTGAGAACCCGGGTCTTGACGCCCTCCCCCAGGGCTGAGGCCACCACCCCAGCTGAGTCCCGGAGGCGAGAAAAGCAGTGTGAGCAGCGTTGGACCCCGTCTGCTGTCTCAGCCCAGGCTAGCCAGGAGTGAAAGGCAGCTGAGGCCACAGGGGTTGGTGCCAGAAGGGCTGAGACCCGCTCTGCACCCTCAGAGAGGTCTCccgcttctctgagcctcctctgTGTGATGGCAGTCCCAGACTGAGCTCCCAGGTGATGGGGAGGGCCCAGCCCTGAGCCTCCCGGCCTCCTCCACAGCGCACTGGCCTCCTCACCGAGGTCTCCTGTGTCCGGCCGTTGTAGCGCACTCGGACGAAGGGGTCAGAGGCACCATTCCGGTCCTTGGGCGCTAGGTCCCTGGGGGGAAGCAGAGCATCCACGCGTCACCAGCTTCCCACCTAGGCTGTCACCCGACCCCTTTCCAACCATACAAGGCTGGAAAGGCCTGGGCTCATCCAGGCCCTGGCAAGCTGGGTGACTAGACAGTGCCTCTCCCTTTCCTGGACCCTGATTCCCACAGCGTTCACCCCATGGTGCCCCATGTGGCACCCACACCAGGCTACAGATCCCCCAAGGTGG encodes the following:
- the RASA4B gene encoding ras GTPase-activating protein 4B isoform X2: MAKRSSLSIRIVEGKNLPAKDITGSSDPYCIVKVDNEPIIRTATVWKTLCPFWGEEYQVYLSPSFHAVAFYVMDEDALSRDDVIGKVCLTRDALAAHPKGFSGWAHLAEVDPDEEVQGEIHLRLEVVRGTQACLLRCSVLEARDLAPKDRNGASDPFVRVRYNGRTQETSVVKKSCYPRWNETFEFELKEGAAEALCVEAWDWDLVSRNDFLGKVVVNVQRLWAAQQEEGWFRLQPDQSKSRREEGNLGSLQLEVRLRDETVLPSSCYQPLVQLLCREVKLGVQGPGQLIPLIEEMTSTECRQDVATNLLKLFLGQGLAKDFLDLLFQLELGRTSEANTLFRSNSLASKSMESFLKVAGMRYLHGVLGPIINKVFEEKKYVELDPSKVEVKDVGCSGLHRPQTEAEVLEQSAQTLRAHLGALLSALSRSVRACPAVVRATFRQLFRRVRERFPGAQHENLPFIAVTSFLCLRFFSPAIMAPKLFHLRERHADARTSRTLLLLAKAVQNVGNMDMQTSRAKEAWMEPLQPTVRQGVAQLKDFITKLVDIEEKEELDLQRALSLQAPPVKEGPLFIHRTKGKGPLMSSSFKKLHFSLTTEALSFAKTPSSKKSTLIKLANIRAAEKVEEKSFSSSHVMQVIYTDDTGQLQTAYLQCKSVNELNQWLSALRKVSINNSGLLGSYHPGIFRGDKWSCCHQRDKTDLGCDKTRSRVTLQEWNDPLDHDLEAQLIYQHLLGLEAALRNLQGLARWRSG
- the RASA4B gene encoding ras GTPase-activating protein 4B isoform X1, whose translation is MAKRSSLSIRIVEGKNLPAKDITGSSDPYCIVKVDNEPIIRTATVWKTLCPFWGEEYQVYLSPSFHAVAFYVMDEDALSRDDVIGKVCLTRDALAAHPKGFSGWAHLAEVDPDEEVQGEIHLRLEVVRGTQACLLRCSVLEARDLAPKDRNGASDPFVRVRYNGRTQETSVVKKSCYPRWNETFEFELKEGAAEALCVEAWDWDLVSRNDFLGKVVVNVQRLWAAQQEEGWFRLQPDQSKSRREEGNLGSLQLEVRLRDETVLPSSCYQPLVQLLCREVKLGVQGPGQLIPLIEEMTSTECRQDVATNLLKLFLGQGLAKDFLDLLFQLELGRTSEANTLFRSNSLASKSMESFLKVAGMRYLHGVLGPIINKVFEEKKYVELDPSKVEVKDVGCSGLHRPQTEAEVLEQSAQTLRAHLGALLSALSRSVRACPAVVRATFRQLFRRVRERFPGAQHENLPFIAVTSFLCLRFFSPAIMAPKLFHLRERHADARTSRTLLLLAKAVQNVGNMDMQTSRAKEAWMEPLQPTVRQGVAQLKDFITKLVDIEEKEELDLQRALSLQAPPVKEGPLFIHRTKGKGPLMSSSFKKLHFSLTTEALSFAKTPSSKKSTLIKLANIRAAEKVEEKSFSSSHVMQVIYTDDTGQLQTAYLQCKSVNELNQWLSALRKVSINNSGLLGSYHPGIFRGDKWSCCHQRDKTDLGCDKTRSRVTLQEWNDPLDHDLEAQLIYQHLLGLEAALREKHQELSAGAGAGSVPTGPGEAPEDPLAQLLQVLHDLREAHASSPAGSPPAEPTCLLPLQT